One genomic segment of Labrus bergylta chromosome 17, fLabBer1.1, whole genome shotgun sequence includes these proteins:
- the LOC109985678 gene encoding angiopoietin-related protein 3 yields MKSRTMMVSPVLLLVVLLLGLCQTHPASTHSTSPASGVVPVAQVRMVSLGLAHLLQGVEENAKRLEQQGEQVEAELDGVTKSVESLRKQSLQAGRTRRQARKDLQILRARGDRLWRALKDLQKGMEDLETEQGVMQQRMSQILQRVKSLSEPRPGGQTQLDMGSVKVFMDKQARQLASLTSAVSAQERMIDRRQKHIDHLEKQVSKSSQQP; encoded by the exons ATGAAATCTAGGACTATGATGGTGAGCCCAgtcctgctgctggtggtgttgttgttgggacTCTGTCAAACCCACCCTGCCTCCACCCACTCCACGTCCCCGGCTTCAGGTGTGGTCCCCGTAGCCCAGGTGAGGATGGTCTCCCTGGGACTGGCTCACCTGCTGCAGGGGGTGGAAGAGAACGCCAAGCGACTGGAGCAGCAAGGGGAGCAGGTGGAAGCAGAGCTAGACGGAGTGACTAAGAGTGTGGAGAGCCTTCGTAAGCAGAGTCTGCAGGCAGGACGGACACGCAGgcag GCGAGGAAGGACCTGCAGATACTGAGAGCCAGAGGGGACCGGCTGTGGAGGGCGCTCAAAGATCTGCAGAAGGGTATGGAGGATCTGGAGACGGAGCAGGGAGTCATGCAGCAAAGAATGAGCCAGATCCTGCAGAGAGTGAAGAGCCTGAGCGAGCCCAGGCCGGGGGGTCAGACTCAGCTGGACATGGGGTCTGTGAAG gTTTTCATGGATAAACAGGCCCGGCAGCTCGCCAGTCTAACTTCTGCAGTTTCAGCCCAGGAGAGAATGATAGACAGGCGACAGAAACACATTGATCACCTGGAGAAACAG GTGTCAAAAAGCTCCCAGCAGCCCTGA